In Thermorudis peleae, a genomic segment contains:
- the ychF gene encoding redox-regulated ATPase YchF translates to MAVQLVLIGLPQSGKTTVFNALTGADAPTGGFSDLESEPNLATVKVPDPRLDVLTRMFNPRRTVPAEVQYYDVAGLAKGIHERGLSGRLLSYLSQASALVHVVRAFDDPAVPHPEGSVDPLRDIETMNMELAFADLAVIEKRLQRIASMIPKLRGSEREAHEREQAVLQRLHQALTDGTPIRAVPLEPDEEKLLRGFGFLTAKPLLILLNLGEEQLGAAAEALLSATVERFSGPHVAVDALPGKLEAELAQLSPEEAEQFMSELGIREPGRNRVIRTSYALLGLISFFTVGEDEVRAWTIRRGMTAVEAAGAIHSDLQQGFIRAEVVSYDDLVATGGLAEARRAGLLRLEGKHYVVQDGDILHILFNV, encoded by the coding sequence ATGGCAGTACAACTTGTCTTAATCGGTCTTCCCCAGAGTGGTAAGACAACGGTCTTCAATGCACTGACCGGTGCAGACGCACCAACGGGCGGGTTTAGTGATCTCGAGTCTGAGCCGAACCTGGCCACGGTCAAAGTTCCCGATCCGCGACTCGACGTGCTTACCCGAATGTTCAACCCGCGTCGTACCGTTCCAGCTGAGGTCCAGTACTATGACGTTGCCGGGCTAGCCAAAGGGATCCATGAACGGGGATTGAGCGGGCGGCTGTTGAGCTATTTGAGCCAGGCAAGTGCGCTCGTGCACGTCGTGCGTGCATTCGATGATCCAGCAGTACCCCATCCCGAAGGGTCAGTTGACCCGCTGCGGGATATCGAGACCATGAATATGGAGCTGGCCTTTGCCGACCTTGCGGTCATTGAAAAGCGCCTGCAACGCATTGCGTCAATGATCCCAAAGCTGCGTGGCAGTGAACGTGAGGCGCATGAACGTGAGCAGGCAGTACTGCAGCGGCTCCACCAAGCGCTCACTGACGGCACGCCCATCCGTGCAGTTCCCCTTGAGCCAGACGAAGAGAAACTGCTCCGCGGCTTCGGGTTCCTGACAGCCAAACCACTCCTCATTCTCCTGAACCTTGGCGAAGAGCAACTTGGTGCCGCTGCCGAAGCACTCCTCAGTGCGACCGTCGAGCGTTTCAGCGGGCCACATGTTGCAGTCGACGCACTCCCGGGCAAACTCGAAGCTGAACTTGCCCAACTCTCGCCCGAAGAAGCTGAGCAGTTTATGAGCGAGCTGGGCATTCGCGAACCAGGACGCAACCGCGTTATCCGCACATCCTACGCGCTCCTCGGGTTGATCTCGTTCTTCACCGTCGGAGAAGATGAGGTGCGAGCGTGGACAATCCGTCGGGGCATGACTGCCGTCGAGGCAGCTGGCGCAATCCATTCGGATCTGCAGCAAGGCTTTATCCGCGCAGAAGTCGTGAGCTATGACGACCTCGTTGCAACCGGCGGACTTGCTGAAGCTCGGCGCGCTGGGCTACTGCGCCTTGAAGGGAAGCACTATGTCGTCCAAGACGGCGACATTCTGCACATCCTCTTCAATGTCTAA
- the queC gene encoding 7-cyano-7-deazaguanine synthase QueC: MSQQPRAVVLLSGGLDSTTAAYLARAQGFALYALSFLYGQRHQRELQSAQAVAQALDVVEHRLVSIDLAQWGGSSLVGAGPIPTQPSQGIPSTWVPARNLIFLAIASGYAEAIGASAIFIGVSQVDYSGYPDCRAEFLEAYQRAADLASKQFVETGQRISVIAPFLYIPKAGIIRLGLALGVDYGLTWSCYQGGTTPCQQCDACRLRAAAFAEVGIPDPLLARQSEQA, from the coding sequence ATGAGTCAACAGCCACGCGCGGTCGTCTTGCTCTCGGGAGGGCTTGACAGCACAACAGCAGCCTATCTGGCCCGTGCGCAAGGATTCGCCCTCTATGCCCTCTCCTTCCTTTATGGTCAGCGTCACCAACGCGAGCTGCAATCGGCCCAAGCGGTTGCCCAGGCTTTGGATGTCGTTGAACACCGGCTTGTCTCGATCGATCTTGCTCAGTGGGGTGGTTCATCGCTTGTTGGTGCTGGGCCCATTCCCACTCAGCCGAGTCAAGGGATCCCCTCAACCTGGGTACCAGCGCGCAATCTTATCTTCCTGGCCATTGCCTCGGGATACGCTGAGGCAATTGGGGCCAGTGCGATCTTCATTGGAGTGAGTCAGGTTGACTACTCAGGTTATCCCGACTGCCGAGCCGAATTTCTTGAGGCGTACCAGCGTGCGGCTGATCTCGCAAGCAAACAGTTCGTTGAAACCGGGCAGCGCATTTCCGTCATTGCACCGTTTCTCTACATCCCAAAGGCGGGCATCATTCGGCTTGGTCTTGCCCTGGGCGTAGACTATGGCCTAACGTGGTCATGCTACCAGGGAGGGACAACGCCGTGTCAGCAATGCGACGCTTGCCGGCTCCGCGCAGCCGCATTCGCTGAGGTAGGAATTCCCGACCCACTGCTTGCGCGTCAGTCAGAGCAAGCGTAA
- a CDS encoding metal-dependent hydrolase produces the protein MDQWRRNATRARQEANWHTVALVAVASGIAAACHWVWQRAPDPSPQRALADGCCHAATAFATALPAAYRVPDPSRFLVAAVLGGVAIDLDHVAAARSLRLTDCMTMPSRPPTHSLATILLASSVVALIRPWRGLGLGAFLGLSSHLLRDVSTGGAPLFRRDTVWRLPYPLALLVNGMVGILGWWLAGTAPKASMLSTITTRQIYQHATSSAAG, from the coding sequence ATGGATCAGTGGCGGCGAAATGCAACGAGGGCGCGACAGGAGGCGAACTGGCATACCGTAGCGCTCGTAGCAGTAGCCAGTGGTATTGCAGCGGCATGTCACTGGGTATGGCAACGTGCTCCCGACCCAAGTCCACAGCGTGCTCTGGCTGACGGCTGTTGCCATGCTGCGACAGCGTTTGCCACTGCGTTGCCAGCTGCCTATCGTGTTCCTGATCCCTCACGATTCCTCGTCGCTGCCGTGCTCGGTGGTGTTGCTATTGACCTTGACCATGTTGCCGCTGCACGGTCACTGCGACTCACGGATTGCATGACGATGCCGTCTCGTCCCCCGACACACTCTCTGGCAACTATTCTCCTTGCCTCGAGTGTCGTGGCGTTGATCAGGCCATGGCGCGGGCTTGGCCTCGGTGCATTTTTAGGCTTGAGCAGCCATCTTCTTCGTGACGTAAGTACTGGTGGCGCGCCATTGTTCCGCCGCGATACGGTGTGGCGGCTCCCCTATCCACTTGCGCTCCTTGTCAATGGGATGGTCGGGATACTTGGCTGGTGGCTCGCTGGGACCGCGCCCAAAGCCTCTATGCTCTCCACTATAACGACTCGCCAGATCTACCAGCATGCCACTTCCAGTGCAGCTGGCTAG
- a CDS encoding ribonuclease J translates to MAKPRLRIIPLGGVGEIGKSLTVYEYRGEMVLIDAGAKFPEEELRGIDLIIPDVRYIKERLSKLRGLLLTHGHEDHIGGVPFLLNELASAAPIRIYGSEFAIAYARAKVEELGNPKLAKFDVVRPHTRYRLGKYFEAEFIPVTHSIPGSYAIALHTPLGWVIHTGDYKFDPTPPLGPTTDEERLREIGREGVLVLLSDAVRVERPGHTPSEAVVSEALDRIIGQAPGRVVLTTFASNITRIDQAIRAAHRHGRKVAISGRSMEQSTRIAMELGYLKPPDGVIVPLDVAMALPPRQVMLLTTGSQGEATAALARIASGDHPHIHLAEGDTVIFSATPIPGNEETVSQTIDALFRRGVRVIYPEIEPMVHVSGHASREELKLMLRLVRPRFCVPIHGEYRHLALYRELAMELGYPPERIIIPELGSVLTFGRDDARREGTVDTGPILVDFVTSQHAILRRRDEIATSGVIIATFVIDRETGKLIAGPEVTAQGLNGQISPEVLAKVTEDFRRFLQRQKGGFSHGYLVSRTKHVLGRQLYRRAKTRPLILPIISEL, encoded by the coding sequence ATGGCAAAGCCGCGACTACGCATCATCCCCTTGGGCGGCGTTGGCGAAATTGGCAAAAGCTTAACAGTGTATGAGTATCGCGGCGAGATGGTCCTTATCGACGCCGGTGCCAAGTTCCCTGAAGAAGAGCTACGTGGTATCGACCTGATCATCCCTGATGTACGGTATATCAAAGAACGCCTCTCGAAACTCCGTGGTCTGCTCTTGACCCACGGTCACGAAGACCACATCGGCGGTGTGCCCTTCCTCCTCAACGAGCTGGCAAGCGCTGCACCAATTCGCATTTACGGCTCAGAGTTTGCCATTGCCTATGCGCGAGCAAAAGTTGAAGAACTTGGCAATCCTAAGCTAGCAAAGTTTGATGTCGTGCGCCCCCATACACGTTACCGGCTGGGGAAATATTTCGAAGCCGAGTTCATTCCGGTAACCCACAGCATCCCTGGCAGCTATGCCATTGCGTTACATACGCCGCTCGGCTGGGTCATTCATACAGGCGATTATAAATTTGATCCAACCCCACCACTTGGCCCAACGACTGATGAGGAACGGCTCCGCGAGATCGGGCGTGAGGGCGTTCTCGTGCTGCTCTCCGATGCCGTTCGCGTCGAACGACCAGGACACACCCCATCCGAGGCAGTGGTCAGTGAAGCACTTGATCGTATTATCGGCCAAGCTCCGGGACGTGTGGTTTTAACGACGTTTGCGTCCAACATAACGCGGATCGATCAGGCGATTCGTGCTGCGCACCGGCATGGTCGCAAAGTGGCAATTTCAGGCCGCAGCATGGAACAGAGCACACGTATCGCCATGGAACTTGGCTACCTCAAGCCGCCCGACGGCGTGATTGTGCCGCTCGACGTCGCGATGGCACTCCCCCCAAGACAGGTGATGCTCCTTACGACCGGGAGCCAAGGGGAGGCAACAGCTGCCCTCGCTCGGATTGCCAGTGGCGACCACCCCCACATTCATCTTGCAGAAGGCGACACGGTCATCTTCTCAGCGACACCGATCCCTGGCAACGAAGAGACCGTGAGCCAGACAATTGATGCCCTCTTCCGTCGCGGTGTGCGCGTTATTTATCCGGAAATCGAGCCAATGGTCCATGTCTCAGGTCATGCGAGCCGCGAAGAGCTCAAGCTGATGCTCCGGCTCGTACGGCCACGGTTCTGTGTACCGATCCACGGTGAGTACCGACACCTTGCCCTTTACCGAGAGCTGGCTATGGAGCTCGGCTATCCACCTGAGAGGATCATCATCCCCGAACTTGGTAGCGTGCTTACCTTCGGCCGCGATGACGCACGACGCGAGGGCACTGTCGACACTGGGCCAATTCTCGTTGATTTCGTGACGAGCCAGCATGCGATTCTGCGGCGCCGAGATGAAATTGCTACGAGTGGCGTGATCATTGCAACCTTTGTGATCGATCGCGAGACTGGCAAGCTGATTGCCGGACCGGAAGTAACTGCCCAGGGGCTCAACGGCCAGATCAGTCCAGAGGTACTCGCCAAGGTCACCGAGGATTTCCGCCGCTTCCTCCAGCGGCAGAAGGGCGGGTTTAGCCACGGCTATCTTGTCAGCCGGACGAAGCATGTCCTCGGCCGCCAGCTCTATCGCCGAGCAAAAACCCGCCCACTTATCCTGCCAATTATCAGTGAGCTTTAG
- a CDS encoding phosphoribosyltransferase, with the protein MNEPQRFRDRAEAGQRLAERLRELPIERGIVLALPRGGVLVGYEIARILQLPLDVILTRKIGAPFNPEYAIGVVAENGFVSVNRQELELGIATPDYIARAVRELSAELMRRRQRYRGGRPLPDLTGRTAIIVDDGVATGFTMLGAIAAVKEQHPARLIAALPVAPPQAVEQLAPQVDDLVVLLTPDPLDGVGAWYEDFRQLDDDEVVALLQRAQQELAQAP; encoded by the coding sequence ATGAACGAGCCACAGCGGTTTCGGGACCGTGCCGAAGCAGGCCAACGCTTAGCCGAACGTTTACGTGAATTGCCGATCGAGCGTGGTATCGTCCTGGCGCTGCCGCGCGGCGGTGTGCTTGTCGGCTATGAAATTGCTCGCATACTGCAGTTGCCCCTTGATGTGATTCTGACCCGCAAAATCGGTGCGCCGTTCAACCCCGAATATGCCATTGGCGTCGTTGCAGAGAATGGATTCGTCTCAGTGAATCGCCAGGAGCTGGAACTGGGTATTGCAACACCTGACTACATTGCTCGTGCTGTCCGAGAGCTCAGCGCTGAACTCATGCGACGCCGACAGCGCTACCGGGGTGGCCGCCCGTTACCTGATCTCACAGGTCGCACGGCCATTATCGTCGATGATGGCGTCGCAACCGGCTTTACCATGCTCGGCGCGATTGCTGCGGTCAAAGAGCAGCATCCGGCTCGCCTCATCGCTGCCCTGCCAGTGGCCCCACCCCAGGCCGTCGAGCAACTCGCTCCGCAGGTCGATGACCTCGTTGTCCTGCTGACCCCTGATCCCCTTGACGGCGTCGGCGCGTGGTACGAAGACTTCCGACAGCTTGACGACGATGAAGTCGTGGCGTTACTACAGCGTGCCCAGCAAGAACTTGCACAGGCACCATAG
- the alaXM gene encoding alanyl-tRNA editing protein AlaXM, protein MTTLLYLDDSYLRVFDATVVAVTPDQGVVLDRTAFYPGGGGQPHDVGWLRAGDAVWRVISLRRGLTPGEVVHLLDHAPVPPVGTKVQGEIDWDRRYRLMRTHTALHVLCGVVFREYGALVTGGNMDVDKARMDFELEDLNPERVTRIERLANDAIARGLPVQWWTVSREEAERIPDLIRTKVNLLPPDLREIRIVEIVGLDLQADGGTHVHNTREIGGIRVIGTRSKGRANKRLEIVVVDPEEQ, encoded by the coding sequence ATGACTACGTTACTGTATCTCGATGACAGCTATCTCCGTGTGTTCGACGCGACAGTGGTCGCGGTTACACCCGACCAAGGCGTCGTGTTAGATCGGACGGCCTTCTACCCCGGTGGTGGTGGTCAACCGCACGATGTTGGTTGGCTGCGGGCTGGTGACGCTGTTTGGCGTGTCATATCACTGCGCCGTGGTCTCACTCCTGGTGAAGTTGTTCATCTCCTTGATCATGCACCGGTGCCACCTGTCGGCACGAAGGTTCAGGGTGAAATCGACTGGGATCGCCGCTATCGGCTCATGCGTACCCACACTGCGCTCCATGTCCTCTGTGGTGTCGTCTTCCGCGAGTATGGCGCGCTGGTCACGGGCGGCAACATGGATGTTGATAAAGCGCGCATGGACTTTGAACTCGAAGATCTTAATCCCGAGCGCGTAACTCGGATCGAGCGGTTGGCAAACGACGCCATTGCTCGAGGCTTGCCTGTGCAATGGTGGACGGTGTCACGCGAAGAGGCAGAGCGTATTCCGGACTTGATTCGTACAAAGGTCAATCTCCTTCCTCCTGATCTTCGCGAAATTCGGATTGTTGAGATCGTTGGACTGGATCTGCAAGCGGATGGTGGCACCCATGTCCATAACACCCGTGAAATTGGGGGCATCCGGGTGATTGGCACGCGTTCGAAGGGACGTGCCAACAAGCGGCTTGAGATCGTAGTAGTTGATCCGGAGGAGCAATGA
- a CDS encoding PLP-dependent aminotransferase family protein produces the protein MNRWADRVAARAKRFHPSVCIDYDALPGDAAQWIAFTGGTPPRECLPTTALLTALNAAWDAEPEALWYGDPQGYEPLREQIARLLAERGVCLSAEEVLITNGAQQAIDVLARLLLEPGDRVLVEGPTYFGALQVFEPYDVQIEAIPLDEYGIRLDMLEDALARQPRPKLLYLVPTFQNPTGVTLTAERRAELVALADHYGVAVIEDDPYGELWFDAPPPPPLRAYHPDVFFVGTFSKSIAPGLRIGWLVAPRELIGTLTDIKESIDCQADRLHQRSIARLLAVGWYTEHVASVRPVYRRRCQMLERALAEQLTGWARWTIPGGGFFLWLELPQNTDTDALLPKCAEAGVVYVPGSAFFTERTPQPSMRLGFSTLPEEQIVPGVERLASVVRAHVRPSLVS, from the coding sequence ATGAACCGCTGGGCTGATCGCGTCGCTGCTCGGGCCAAGCGTTTTCACCCGTCCGTCTGTATTGACTACGACGCTCTACCCGGTGACGCTGCACAGTGGATTGCGTTTACCGGTGGCACACCACCGCGTGAGTGTTTGCCAACGACTGCACTCCTTACTGCCTTGAACGCCGCTTGGGATGCCGAGCCAGAAGCCCTTTGGTATGGCGATCCGCAAGGATATGAACCACTGCGTGAGCAGATTGCAAGGCTCCTCGCTGAACGCGGCGTCTGCCTCTCGGCTGAAGAAGTGCTGATCACAAATGGCGCCCAGCAAGCAATTGATGTCTTGGCGCGGCTGTTGCTTGAGCCGGGCGACCGTGTGCTCGTCGAAGGTCCGACCTATTTCGGTGCGCTTCAGGTCTTCGAGCCATATGACGTACAGATCGAAGCTATTCCACTCGATGAATACGGTATTCGCCTTGATATGCTGGAAGATGCACTTGCGCGTCAGCCACGTCCGAAGCTGCTCTACCTTGTCCCGACGTTTCAGAATCCTACCGGTGTGACCTTGACCGCTGAACGACGGGCTGAACTTGTCGCGTTAGCTGACCACTATGGTGTCGCGGTCATCGAGGATGATCCCTATGGGGAACTATGGTTTGATGCTCCACCGCCACCACCGCTGCGAGCATATCATCCTGACGTCTTTTTCGTCGGAACCTTCTCGAAGTCCATTGCGCCGGGGCTCCGCATCGGCTGGCTCGTTGCCCCACGTGAATTGATTGGCACGTTGACCGATATTAAGGAGAGTATTGACTGTCAAGCCGATCGTTTGCATCAGCGCTCCATAGCCCGGCTGCTTGCTGTGGGCTGGTACACTGAGCATGTCGCGAGTGTTCGTCCAGTCTATCGCCGCCGCTGCCAGATGCTTGAACGTGCCTTGGCTGAGCAGCTCACCGGTTGGGCGCGTTGGACGATACCCGGCGGTGGGTTTTTCCTCTGGTTGGAGTTGCCGCAAAATACAGACACTGATGCGCTCTTGCCCAAGTGCGCTGAGGCTGGCGTTGTCTACGTGCCAGGCTCTGCATTCTTTACGGAGCGTACCCCCCAACCAAGCATGCGACTTGGCTTCTCAACCTTGCCAGAGGAACAGATTGTCCCAGGCGTTGAGCGCCTCGCGAGTGTCGTTCGTGCCCACGTTCGCCCTTCACTTGTGTCCTAG
- a CDS encoding GNAT family N-acetyltransferase — MHAEHFRLRQTTAADFPIIARMWNAHYGERYPLEPSVLAQLARTPWYDPALAWIAEYNDDVVGAIAGKAPTVPWLPPDLGFLSYIIVDPAVQRRGIGSALYTTLVEAIRARGRRWLLVGGDPGHLVPGIPLEASLATWRFFCSRGATLREVFFDLLLDLRLPLPGTLPETTTLEPVDAAHLLPFLARVFPGRWEADMEQYLQVGGTVLGLWTKRKLIGFVAVYVSGQSYRGPSQYWAQALPGPAGGMGPLGLAPEARGKGLGIALVRGAAQWLREHGCTFAVIDWTKLASFYGRLGAHLWRAYQSVVLPLPDTLGHK; from the coding sequence ATGCATGCAGAACACTTTCGCCTGAGGCAGACGACCGCAGCTGATTTCCCTATTATTGCCCGTATGTGGAATGCACACTACGGCGAGCGATATCCTCTTGAGCCATCAGTGCTCGCACAATTAGCCCGCACGCCATGGTATGACCCAGCGCTTGCGTGGATCGCCGAGTATAACGACGATGTTGTGGGAGCCATTGCAGGCAAAGCGCCAACCGTCCCCTGGCTTCCACCGGATCTTGGGTTTCTCAGCTACATCATTGTCGATCCCGCAGTGCAGCGCCGTGGTATCGGCTCGGCGCTCTATACCACGCTCGTTGAGGCAATCCGAGCACGCGGTCGCCGCTGGCTCCTGGTTGGGGGTGATCCTGGCCATCTCGTTCCAGGGATCCCGCTTGAAGCGTCTCTCGCGACCTGGCGCTTCTTCTGCAGCCGCGGTGCGACACTCCGCGAGGTCTTCTTTGACCTGCTCCTCGACTTGCGCCTACCGCTTCCTGGCACACTACCAGAAACAACAACGCTTGAGCCAGTAGACGCAGCGCATCTGCTGCCATTCTTAGCTCGTGTCTTCCCCGGACGCTGGGAAGCGGATATGGAACAGTACCTGCAAGTTGGGGGAACAGTGCTTGGCCTCTGGACAAAGCGCAAGCTCATTGGTTTTGTCGCCGTCTATGTTTCAGGGCAATCGTATCGTGGCCCGAGTCAATATTGGGCCCAGGCCTTGCCAGGACCGGCTGGCGGCATGGGGCCGCTTGGTCTTGCTCCCGAAGCACGCGGCAAAGGACTCGGCATCGCGCTCGTTCGCGGAGCAGCGCAATGGCTGCGAGAGCATGGCTGCACGTTCGCCGTGATCGATTGGACCAAACTTGCTTCATTCTATGGTCGACTCGGCGCACACCTCTGGCGAGCGTATCAATCAGTCGTCCTCCCCTTGCCTGACACACTAGGACACAAGTGA